The following proteins come from a genomic window of Anopheles ziemanni chromosome 3, idAnoZiCoDA_A2_x.2, whole genome shotgun sequence:
- the LOC131285122 gene encoding carbohydrate sulfotransferase 11-like, translating to MRLSYDHSISDPKYYENAELGVFWINQNDEESTETINQHRLLHLREVCERHNNGQKYTIEPSFYIHVKNESLLYCLVFKSGTTSWFYNINRWAGFSKEEILDAKTDNFNLARKKYPYEMPNVLLTTMKNTYSFIVVRDPFERLISAYEERLLSQLNPYYRDLAHRIYRKYHQDGREYGLPTFQDFVRHVVEEHQANKPCDLHWRPINDLCTPCLARYDSILKMETYARDMEYLANRTQLTGKIKAVQMNHSRRDSVERLIKKYFSQLTKKQLDDLYDIYKIDFELFEYSPDKYFALVK from the exons ATGAGATTGAGCTATGATCATTCGATTAGTGACCCCAaatactacgaaaatgctgAGCTAGGGG tTTTTTGGATCAATCAAAACGATGAGGAATCCACTGAAACGATAAACCAACACCGGTTGCTGCATTTACGAGAAGTCTGCGAACGACATAACAATGGACAGA AGTATACTATTGAGCCGTCGTTTTATATTCACGTAAAGAATGAGAGCCTTCTCTACTGTTTGGTGTTCAAATCGGGCACTACCAGCTGGTTCTATAACATCAATCGATGGGCCGGATTCAGCAAGGAGGAGATTCTGGATGCAAAGACGGATAACTTTAACCTTGCTCGTAAAAAATATCCATATGAAATGCCTAATGTGCTGCTCACAACGATGAAAAATACATACTCGTTCATCGTGGTTCGTGATCCGTTCGAGCGGTTGATCAGTGCTTACGAAGAACGATTGCTTAGTCAGCTAAACCCGTATTATCGTGATTTGGCCCATAGAATCTACAGAAAATACCACCAAGACGGCAGAGAGTATGGGCTTCCCACGTTTCAGGACTTTGTGCGACATGTGGTGGAAGAGCATCAGGCCAACAAGCCGTGCGATCTACACTGGCGACCCATCAACGATCTTTGCACGCCCTGCCTGGCTCGGTACGATTCCATATTGAAGATGGAAACTTACGCTCGGGACATGGAATATCTTGCCAATAGGACTCAGTTGACCGGAAAGATTAAAGCAGTCCAGATGAACCACTCTCGTCGCGACTCGGTAGAGCGATTGATAAAAAAGTATTTCTCGCAGCTGACTAAAAAACAGTTAGATGATCTGTATGACATTTACAAGATAGACTTTGAATTGTTTGAATACTCGCCTGATAAATACTTCGCATtagtaaaataa
- the LOC131285123 gene encoding LOW QUALITY PROTEIN: carbohydrate sulfotransferase 9-like (The sequence of the model RefSeq protein was modified relative to this genomic sequence to represent the inferred CDS: deleted 1 base in 1 codon; substituted 1 base at 1 genomic stop codon), with translation MGSFVYLGSQVTCDSDTSLEIRRRILAGIRTFCSLLFIFSTRFHWFRQHEETTEQTNEKRLAQLESSCKRLNNGGHTNLQPVFYLHSKNHSLLYCLVFKAATSSWFYNFNSWAGYTDYXIMNVDNLLLARQFYQKENRITLRNSMQHSFSFIIVRHPFERLICAFEDRLVSMKNAYYSQVSRAIYRRYHPTGNGVISFRDFVQYIIDEVQYNNNNTSALDIHWCPVNNLCTPCLARYDLIVKMETYERDIRLLTKATRLEGKVKVVHINHVRKEALNKLIQKYFSQITEQQMDKLYSIYKIDFELFGYSAENYFQVTKALNF, from the exons ATGGGTTCCTTCGTATACCTTGGATCCCAAGTCACATGTGACTCGGACACATCCTTGGAAATTCGGAGGCGAATCCTCGCTGGAATTCGCACCTTCTGTAGTCTAC TTTTCATCTTCAGCACCCGATTTCATTGGTTTCGCCAGCACGAAGAAACAACAgaacaaacgaatgaaaaaaggcTAGCACAGTTGGAAAGCTCCTGCAAAAGATTAAACAACGGTGGAC ATACAAACCTCCAGCCGGTATTCTACTTGCACAGCAAGAATCACAGTTTGCTTTACTGTCTTGTGTTTAAAGCTGCCACCAGTTCCTGGTTCTACAACTTCAACTCTTGGGCCGGCTACACCGACTATTAAATCATGAACGTTGACAACTTGCTACTTGCTAGACAGTTCTATCAGAAAGAAAACCGCATAACACTCAGGAATTCGATGCAGCATTCGTTCTCCTTCATCATTGTACGGCATCCATTTGAGCGGTTGATTTGTGCATTCGAGGATAGATTGGTTAGCATGAAAAATGCGTACTATTCGCAAGTTTCTCGCGCGATTTACCGACGATACCACCCCACAGGCAATGGTGTTATTTCGTTCCGAGATTTTGTTCAGTACATAATCGACGAGGtgcaatataataataataatacgaGTGCCCTAGACATTCACTGGTGTCCAGTGAACAATCTGTGCACACCT TGCCTGGCACGGTACGATTTAATTGTGAAGATGGAAACATACGAACGTGACATACGGTTACTCACGAAAGCGACTCgtttggaaggaaaagtgaagGTCGTACATATTAATCACGTTCGCAAGGAAGCGCTAAACAAGcttattcaaaaatatttttcacagaTTACAGAGCAGCAGATGGATAAGTTGTACAGTATTTATAAGATAGACTTTGAGCTGTTTGGATACTCTGccgaaaattattttcaagttACGAAAGCATTAAACTTTTGA